A single genomic interval of Romboutsia ilealis harbors:
- a CDS encoding glycoside hydrolase family 73 protein, with the protein MGKKKIKHLGNKRRRNKGIGGFIKKIAILLGTLISLITFIYLDKHIKELYKGINIEASAIEFYIDMADEIGNKEVQLSWQELMAIDMVRYEDDLTNIKKKDVIDVGKKFIKREVNEQGNKIKKVRSFDKVIDEVGFDDKQKKLAKKYLEELKGVYLAQNTLKNQDEKIKFIKTVSELSYENYEKYKILPSITVGQAILESSWGESDLSKNSNNIFGVKADASWNGKVVQTNTSENYDDKIVAKFRKYDSIKDSINDHGKFLTENKRYEESGLFKATHYTTQAQALEDAGYATKKNEDGELIYADILIDLIKKYNLQLLDREVQEIN; encoded by the coding sequence ATGGGGAAGAAAAAGATAAAGCATTTAGGAAATAAAAGACGAAGAAATAAAGGTATAGGTGGATTTATTAAAAAGATAGCTATACTATTGGGAACATTGATAAGTTTGATAACTTTTATTTATTTAGATAAGCATATAAAAGAATTGTATAAAGGAATTAATATTGAAGCGTCTGCAATAGAATTTTATATAGACATGGCAGATGAAATAGGAAATAAAGAAGTACAGCTAAGTTGGCAAGAGTTAATGGCTATAGATATGGTTAGATATGAAGATGATTTAACTAATATAAAAAAGAAAGATGTTATAGATGTAGGAAAGAAATTTATTAAGAGGGAAGTAAATGAACAAGGGAATAAAATTAAAAAAGTTAGAAGTTTTGATAAAGTTATAGATGAAGTAGGATTTGATGATAAGCAAAAAAAGCTAGCGAAAAAATACTTAGAAGAACTAAAGGGAGTTTATTTAGCCCAAAATACATTAAAAAATCAAGATGAAAAAATTAAATTTATAAAAACAGTATCTGAATTATCTTATGAGAATTACGAAAAGTATAAAATATTACCATCAATAACGGTAGGACAAGCAATATTAGAATCTAGTTGGGGAGAGTCAGATTTAAGTAAAAATAGTAATAATATATTTGGAGTAAAGGCAGATGCAAGTTGGAATGGAAAAGTAGTACAAACAAATACATCAGAAAATTACGATGATAAAATAGTAGCTAAATTTAGAAAGTATGACTCGATAAAAGATTCTATAAATGATCACGGAAAGTTTTTGACTGAAAATAAGAGATATGAAGAAAGTGGTTTATTTAAAGCAACACATTATACGACTCAAGCTCAGGCATTAGAAGATGCAGGGTATGCAACAAAGAAAAATGAAGATGGAGAGCTTATATATGCGGATATATTAATAGATTTAATAAAAAAATACAATCTACAATTACTAGATAGAGAAGTGCAAGAAATTAACTAA
- a CDS encoding ATP-dependent helicase: MNNINYREDQLPIISYENGTMAVPAVPGAGKTFIVTNLVAKLLCENKHKGGKILILTYMNSAVSNFKGRIKKILQDNEIKEESSYEVMTIHSLAVKIIKEKPEIVMLNDEFNIADDLQKNIILNECINNFKLNGGQRAFVWFLKDQKDNEWKDRMLDAWENGFYDLVGNAIGELKYNDISPFDLEKIIDSDYKGILKIILPIYKDYDRKLKQYGLLDYDDILILAHKALTLDEGLRNKFQSRYKYIFEDECQDSNEIQGKIIKLISKENNNLVRVGDVNQSITGTFSSSDPKYFKEFIREADNCFRMDMSNRSSKDIIDLANRLVKYVTKEFNQIECREALESMDIKTVPENMGYKENPKPDVYSINTKRYITWKDEVEKTVIYAKNIKKKYPDKSIGILVPYNEQITQVARVLIDNNLEFEELGPNSLNKRKMLVNISYIIDFILNCDDIEKLILALDKVFIHTDNEAGKSDFLELIKCYTTEELIYNESNKDLIIDTNSDVYKSYIKGINAIKEILEYPITRLDLLILFIGEKLELEKEDRAVIDYVSFYIKYLSLENTNMSLIDVYEIISNTKNRVFNYIIDVVYEMNGYEPEPGSITVCNYHKSKGLEWDCVFLLGLVQYNFPDNTGQKFQSDRWYLKDRYKNPIAIVKSEIDNILNKSVDIDYMYQSKIDVINEKIRLLYVGITRAKEMLILSCSSYKDETEIGKKNKEQKPSIYINELEKHIQQKRSIKA, translated from the coding sequence ATGAATAATATAAACTACAGAGAGGACCAACTACCTATAATATCTTATGAAAATGGTACTATGGCAGTACCAGCAGTACCAGGTGCAGGTAAAACATTTATAGTTACAAACTTAGTTGCCAAGTTATTATGTGAAAATAAACATAAGGGCGGAAAAATACTTATACTAACTTATATGAATAGTGCAGTAAGTAATTTTAAGGGAAGAATAAAGAAGATACTTCAAGATAATGAAATAAAAGAGGAAAGCTCATATGAAGTTATGACAATACATAGTTTGGCAGTAAAAATAATTAAAGAGAAACCAGAAATAGTAATGTTAAATGATGAATTTAATATAGCTGATGATTTACAAAAAAATATTATACTAAATGAATGTATAAATAATTTTAAACTAAATGGCGGGCAAAGAGCATTTGTATGGTTTTTAAAAGATCAAAAAGATAATGAATGGAAAGATAGAATGTTAGATGCTTGGGAAAATGGATTTTATGACCTTGTAGGAAATGCTATAGGTGAATTAAAATATAATGACATTTCTCCATTTGACTTAGAAAAAATTATAGATAGTGATTATAAAGGAATATTAAAAATAATTTTACCTATATATAAGGATTACGATAGAAAGTTAAAGCAATATGGATTATTAGATTATGATGATATATTAATATTAGCTCACAAGGCTTTAACCTTAGATGAAGGATTAAGAAATAAGTTTCAATCTAGATATAAATACATATTTGAAGATGAATGCCAGGACTCAAATGAAATACAAGGGAAAATAATAAAATTAATATCTAAAGAAAATAATAATTTGGTAAGAGTTGGAGATGTAAATCAAAGTATAACAGGTACATTTTCATCCTCAGATCCAAAATATTTTAAAGAGTTTATAAGAGAAGCAGATAATTGTTTTAGGATGGACATGTCTAACAGGAGCTCTAAAGATATTATAGATTTAGCAAATAGACTTGTAAAATATGTTACAAAAGAGTTTAATCAGATAGAGTGCAGAGAAGCTTTAGAATCTATGGATATAAAAACAGTTCCTGAAAATATGGGTTATAAAGAAAATCCAAAGCCTGACGTGTATAGTATAAATACTAAAAGATATATTACTTGGAAAGATGAAGTAGAGAAAACTGTAATATATGCCAAGAATATAAAGAAAAAATATCCTGATAAAAGTATAGGTATATTAGTTCCATATAATGAACAAATTACACAAGTTGCAAGGGTATTAATTGATAATAATTTGGAGTTTGAAGAATTAGGACCAAATTCATTAAATAAGAGAAAGATGTTAGTTAATATATCATATATAATAGATTTTATATTAAATTGTGATGATATAGAAAAGCTTATATTAGCTTTAGATAAAGTTTTTATACATACAGATAATGAGGCAGGAAAATCAGATTTTTTAGAATTAATAAAATGTTATACAACAGAAGAACTTATATATAACGAAAGTAATAAAGACTTGATAATAGATACAAATAGTGATGTGTATAAGAGCTATATAAAAGGAATAAATGCTATTAAAGAAATATTAGAATATCCTATAACAAGATTAGATTTATTAATTTTATTTATTGGAGAAAAATTAGAGTTAGAAAAAGAAGATAGAGCAGTGATTGATTATGTATCCTTTTATATAAAATATTTATCGTTAGAAAATACAAATATGTCTCTTATAGATGTATATGAAATAATATCAAATACTAAAAATAGAGTATTTAACTATATTATAGATGTAGTATATGAAATGAATGGATATGAGCCAGAGCCAGGAAGTATAACAGTATGCAATTATCATAAGTCAAAAGGTTTAGAATGGGATTGTGTATTTTTATTAGGGCTTGTACAATATAATTTTCCAGATAATACAGGACAAAAGTTTCAAAGTGATAGATGGTATCTAAAAGATAGATATAAAAACCCAATAGCCATAGTAAAGTCAGAAATAGATAATATATTAAATAAGAGCGTGGATATAGACTATATGTATCAAAGTAAAATAGATGTCATAAATGAAAAAATAAGATTGTTATACGTTGGAATAACAAGAGCTAAGGAAATGTTAATATTATCATGTAGTTCGTATAAAGATGAAACTGAAATTGGTAAGAAAAATAAGGAACAAAAACCATCTATATATATAAATGAACTGGAAAAACATATTCAACAAAAAAGAAGTATAAAAGCTTAA
- a CDS encoding ABC transporter permease yields MAHWGGFTFKWYKSLLHNESIMSALYYTLLVAILSSIIATVIGTISAIGINKMKSKSRKLMLNVNYLPVLNPDIVTAVALMSLFAFVNIEFGFTTMLLSHIMFSIPYVILSVLPKVRTLPQNIEEAAMDLGATPMYALRKVILPQIKPGIISGFLIAFTMSIDDFIISFFNTGNGVSNLSIEIYGMARRGIKPEINALSTIMFVVVLGLLLLSNKKQSIVRSGK; encoded by the coding sequence ATGGCTCACTGGGGCGGATTTACATTCAAATGGTACAAAAGCCTTTTACACAATGAAAGTATAATGAGTGCACTATATTATACACTTTTAGTTGCTATATTATCTTCAATTATAGCTACCGTAATAGGAACTATAAGTGCAATTGGTATAAATAAAATGAAATCAAAATCAAGAAAGTTAATGCTTAATGTAAATTATCTTCCAGTATTAAATCCAGATATAGTTACAGCAGTAGCATTAATGAGCTTATTTGCTTTTGTTAATATAGAATTTGGTTTTACAACAATGCTTTTATCTCACATAATGTTTAGTATACCTTATGTTATACTATCTGTTTTACCAAAGGTAAGAACTTTACCTCAGAATATAGAAGAAGCAGCAATGGATTTAGGTGCTACGCCGATGTATGCACTTAGAAAAGTAATACTTCCTCAAATAAAACCAGGAATAATATCAGGGTTTTTAATTGCATTTACTATGTCTATTGATGATTTTATAATAAGTTTCTTCAATACAGGAAATGGAGTTAGCAATCTTTCGATAGAAATTTATGGGATGGCTAGAAGAGGAATAAAGCCAGAGATAAATGCATTATCTACTATAATGTTTGTAGTGGTACTTGGTTTACTTTTATTATCGAATAAAAAACAATCTATAGTAAGGAGTGGGAAGTAA
- a CDS encoding ABC transporter permease, with amino-acid sequence MKRKSFLAYPYVIWSAIFIVIPLILVVLFSFTQEIDGKQVFSIANYKDLMDPIYFKVFFRSVILAGGSTLICLIVGYPVAYLVSKVNVSKRGTLILLFILPMWMNFLLRTYAWVAILGKNGLLNTFLGWFGIPHTSILYTNAAILLGMVYNFLPFMVLPIFNSLSKMDNDLINAARDLGANSFQVFTKVIFPLSLPGVISGITMVFMPAVTTFAISRLLGGGKFMLIGDLIEQQFTVVGDWNFGSAVSIFMMIIILISMAVMSRFEDESDKEGGGLLF; translated from the coding sequence ATGAAAAGAAAATCTTTTTTAGCTTATCCATATGTAATATGGAGTGCCATATTTATAGTAATCCCTTTAATACTAGTAGTACTTTTTAGCTTTACACAAGAAATTGACGGAAAACAAGTATTTTCTATAGCAAACTATAAAGATTTAATGGATCCAATTTATTTCAAAGTATTTTTTAGATCTGTAATTTTAGCAGGAGGTTCAACATTAATCTGTTTAATTGTAGGATACCCAGTAGCTTACTTAGTATCTAAGGTTAATGTTAGCAAAAGAGGAACATTAATATTATTATTTATATTGCCAATGTGGATGAACTTTTTACTTAGAACGTATGCATGGGTTGCAATACTTGGTAAGAATGGATTATTAAACACATTCTTAGGATGGTTTGGAATACCTCATACAAGTATTTTATATACTAATGCAGCTATATTACTTGGTATGGTTTATAATTTCCTACCGTTTATGGTGCTTCCTATATTTAATTCACTATCAAAAATGGATAATGATTTAATTAATGCAGCACGTGATTTAGGAGCAAATAGCTTCCAAGTATTTACTAAAGTTATATTCCCTTTAAGCTTACCGGGAGTTATATCTGGAATAACTATGGTATTTATGCCAGCAGTTACTACATTTGCTATATCTAGGTTATTAGGTGGAGGTAAGTTTATGCTTATAGGAGACCTAATAGAACAACAATTTACAGTAGTGGGAGATTGGAATTTTGGATCTGCTGTATCAATATTTATGATGATAATAATACTTATATCTATGGCTGTAATGTCTAGATTTGAGGATGAATCTGATAAGGAAGGCGGTGGGTTATTATTTTAA
- a CDS encoding ligand-binding sensor domain-containing protein: protein MHKYRKFKIILIFIIVSIFLNISKVNVNANTNENINFKNIGIRDGLSQSTAEVIFQDSRGYIWIGTADGLNRYDGYDFKIYKYSADSQNSLTSNYIVDINEDQDGNIWVGTPTGLNKINMSTGNIINYTKDENFYITQILITNDNKIVVGTTDGLNIYDEKNDKFIRVLGEKNDLTSQCIYSLDVDNEENIWIGTTDGLDKISKDLKKIKQYKNNEENSICDSSVYNILYNKGCIWIGTSNSGLIKLDIKSGTTKQYKNNTKDNKSICNNYIRALFIDSNNVLWVGTDNGLAKYNEVEDNFYIYKNNTYDKNSLASNTVLSIIEDNSGLIWAGTEAGVSIFDSNNKIEYYKSEPFNENSLKSNFIYGIYEDKNDILWVGSDSDGISLIDRENGTVNHINEDEDIYGLSNYSINEIIGNDKFVYIATNGGLNIVDIETKTCKIFLKEDGLQSNAITALFLDNKGYLWIGSNEGLNILNTKNYEIINLSEIIKKDSDTNKYVKTIYQDKEGDYYIGFFRNGGMMKIDPINKITKLYLNNKEDKNSISNNYIRTIIEDDDNNLWIGTNYGLNKFDKNTEKFYTYTTKDGLANDTVYEILRDNNNKLWMSTNGGLSKFDTENEVFRNFGITDGLQGNEFNGNAAYKNEKGEFFFGGINGLNIFNPEQIDSSKVSPSVVFSECYVSNQEFMNLNNKQFNSDDNTIKFGFFVPTYENISKITYYYKLDGNDSEWNSTTDNNITYHELKPGNYKFRIIARYSNGKYSEENSIDFQIKKPFWASDLAIIIYVILIFMLIYNNKNKMKRLDRLVDQRTKQLKSEMDKNNNLLNKIIKLERNKNNYFVNLSHELRTPLNVINSTNQLIEDFNKNDVPINKEKLSYYMEISNRNCKRLLNLINNIIDSTKLQNGSYVINSKENDIVYVVEEATLSLIEFAKQRGIEIIVEPYIEEKIIQCDAYEIERCIVNLVSNAIKFTHSGGTIEVTIKEIDDAVIISVKDDGIGIDKENIEFIFDRFNQVIDLNNEVKGGSGLGLTITKQIIELHKGSIRVESEIGKGSNFIITLPLINQ, encoded by the coding sequence ATGCACAAATATAGAAAATTTAAAATTATACTTATATTTATTATAGTTAGTATATTTCTAAATATTTCTAAAGTTAATGTAAATGCTAATACTAATGAAAATATAAATTTTAAAAATATAGGCATAAGAGATGGATTATCTCAATCAACGGCTGAGGTAATATTTCAAGATAGTAGAGGGTATATATGGATAGGAACTGCAGATGGTTTGAATAGATATGATGGTTATGATTTTAAAATTTATAAGTATTCAGCTGATTCGCAAAACAGTTTAACGAGTAATTACATTGTAGATATAAATGAAGACCAAGATGGGAATATATGGGTAGGTACACCGACAGGTCTTAATAAAATTAATATGTCTACCGGAAATATAATAAATTATACCAAAGATGAAAATTTTTATATTACACAGATTTTAATAACGAATGATAACAAGATTGTTGTAGGAACCACAGATGGACTAAATATATATGATGAAAAAAATGATAAATTTATAAGAGTTCTTGGTGAGAAAAATGATTTAACTAGTCAATGTATATATTCTTTAGATGTAGATAATGAAGAAAATATATGGATAGGGACTACTGATGGATTAGATAAAATATCTAAAGATTTAAAAAAGATAAAACAATATAAAAATAATGAGGAAAACTCTATATGTGATAGTTCAGTGTATAATATACTTTATAATAAAGGCTGTATATGGATAGGAACTAGTAACTCTGGTTTAATAAAACTTGATATAAAAAGTGGTACAACTAAGCAATATAAAAATAATACTAAGGATAATAAGTCTATATGTAATAATTACATAAGGGCACTTTTTATAGATAGTAATAATGTTTTATGGGTAGGAACAGATAATGGTTTAGCTAAGTACAATGAAGTTGAAGATAATTTTTATATATATAAAAATAACACATATGATAAAAATAGTTTAGCTAGTAACACTGTATTGAGTATTATAGAAGATAATAGTGGATTAATTTGGGCAGGTACAGAAGCGGGGGTTAGTATATTTGATTCTAATAATAAAATAGAATATTATAAGTCAGAACCATTTAATGAAAATTCATTAAAGTCTAATTTTATATATGGAATTTATGAGGATAAAAATGATATATTATGGGTTGGTTCAGACTCAGATGGAATTAGCTTAATAGATCGAGAAAATGGTACGGTAAATCATATAAACGAAGATGAGGATATATATGGACTTAGTAATTATTCTATAAATGAAATTATAGGTAATGATAAATTTGTATACATAGCTACAAATGGAGGATTAAATATAGTAGATATTGAAACAAAAACTTGTAAAATATTTTTAAAAGAAGATGGATTACAAAGTAATGCTATAACGGCACTGTTTTTAGATAATAAAGGATACTTGTGGATAGGTAGTAATGAAGGTTTAAATATATTAAATACTAAAAATTATGAAATTATAAATTTAAGTGAAATTATAAAAAAAGATTCAGATACAAATAAATATGTAAAAACTATTTATCAAGATAAAGAAGGCGATTACTATATAGGATTCTTTAGAAATGGTGGTATGATGAAGATTGATCCTATAAATAAAATAACGAAACTATATTTAAATAATAAGGAAGATAAAAATAGCATAAGTAATAATTATATTAGAACTATAATTGAAGATGATGACAATAATTTATGGATAGGTACTAATTATGGATTAAATAAATTTGATAAGAATACAGAAAAATTTTATACATATACAACTAAAGATGGATTAGCAAATGATACGGTGTATGAAATTTTAAGGGATAATAATAATAAATTATGGATGAGTACTAATGGAGGATTATCTAAATTTGATACTGAGAATGAAGTATTTAGAAATTTTGGAATAACAGATGGATTACAGGGTAATGAATTTAATGGTAATGCTGCTTATAAAAATGAAAAAGGTGAGTTTTTCTTTGGAGGAATTAATGGATTAAATATATTTAATCCTGAACAAATTGATAGCTCTAAAGTTTCACCAAGTGTAGTTTTTAGTGAATGTTATGTTAGTAACCAAGAGTTTATGAATTTAAATAATAAGCAATTTAATTCAGATGATAATACTATTAAATTTGGATTTTTTGTTCCAACATATGAAAATATATCTAAAATAACTTACTATTATAAATTAGATGGAAATGATTCAGAATGGAATAGTACTACTGATAATAATATAACTTATCATGAATTAAAGCCTGGAAATTATAAGTTTAGAATTATAGCGAGATACTCTAATGGTAAATATAGTGAAGAAAATTCTATTGATTTTCAAATAAAGAAACCTTTTTGGGCTAGTGATTTAGCTATAATTATATATGTTATTTTAATATTTATGTTAATTTATAATAATAAAAATAAAATGAAAAGATTAGATAGATTAGTTGATCAAAGAACAAAACAATTAAAGTCTGAAATGGATAAAAATAATAATCTATTGAATAAAATAATTAAATTGGAGAGGAATAAAAATAATTATTTTGTTAATTTATCACATGAATTAAGAACACCTTTAAATGTTATTAATAGTACAAATCAACTTATAGAAGATTTTAATAAAAATGATGTACCTATAAATAAAGAAAAATTAAGTTACTATATGGAAATATCAAATCGAAATTGCAAAAGATTGTTGAATTTAATTAATAACATAATAGATAGTACAAAATTACAAAATGGTAGCTATGTAATAAATTCAAAAGAAAATGATATAGTTTATGTAGTTGAAGAGGCGACATTAAGTTTAATAGAATTTGCAAAACAAAGAGGTATTGAGATTATAGTAGAACCGTATATAGAAGAAAAGATTATACAATGTGATGCTTATGAAATAGAAAGATGTATTGTTAACTTAGTTAGTAATGCTATAAAATTTACACATAGTGGAGGAACAATTGAAGTTACTATAAAAGAAATAGACGATGCAGTTATAATAAGTGTTAAAGATGATGGAATAGGAATAGACAAAGAAAATATAGAGTTTATATTTGACAGATTCAATCAAGTTATAGATTTAAATAATGAAGTTAAAGGTGGAAGTGGATTAGGTCTTACTATAACTAAACAAATAATAGAATTACATAAAGGTAGTATTCGTGTTGAAAGTGAAATTGGAAAAGGAAGTAACTTTATAATAACACTACCTTTAATAAATCAGTAA
- a CDS encoding helix-turn-helix domain-containing protein — protein MDIGEKIKRMRIEKQLTQEELANRCELSKGFISQLENNLTSPSIATLIDILEILGTNLREFFNEIVDERICFTKDDMFETEDEDLKYTLKWLVPNSQKNEMEPIIITLESGGQYKEEKPHEGEEFGYVLSGSIYLHIGDKKNKVKKGESFYFKPRANHYISNAGKTVAKVIWVSTPPSF, from the coding sequence ATGGATATAGGTGAGAAAATAAAGCGTATGAGAATTGAAAAACAGTTAACGCAAGAAGAGTTAGCAAATAGGTGTGAATTATCTAAAGGATTTATATCGCAATTAGAAAATAACTTAACATCACCATCCATTGCTACCCTTATAGATATACTTGAAATACTAGGGACTAATTTAAGGGAATTTTTTAATGAGATAGTTGATGAGAGAATATGTTTTACAAAAGATGACATGTTTGAAACAGAAGATGAAGACTTAAAATATACTTTAAAATGGTTAGTACCTAATTCACAAAAAAATGAAATGGAACCGATAATAATAACTTTAGAGTCTGGTGGACAATATAAAGAAGAAAAACCACATGAAGGTGAAGAATTCGGATATGTTTTATCAGGTTCGATATATTTACATATAGGAGATAAGAAAAATAAAGTAAAAAAAGGTGAAAGTTTTTATTTCAAGCCAAGAGCTAATCATTATATATCAAATGCGGGTAAAACAGTTGCCAAGGTAATTTGGGTTAGTACTCCGCCATCATTTTAA
- a CDS encoding ABC transporter substrate-binding protein — MKIYKKIVSLLTIGVLSATMTVGCGKREDSTKVLNVYNVGDYIDEELITKFEEETGIKVLYETYDTNEMMYQKVQSGSTNYDLVFPSDYMVEKMRKEDLLQKIDFKNIPNMKYIDKSFLNPIYDESNEYSVPYMWGTFGILYNKKMVKEPVDSWDILWNPKYKGNIMMFDSVRDTMGIALKKLGYSMNTTDLKEINEAKDVLMKQKDLVLAYVNDEGKDRLLGEEVAMGIIYSGDAVTLMDENPNLDYAIPKEGSNKWVDAMCIPKTAQNKKEAELFINFLLDPENAKINAEYIGYSIPNEGALKLLDKEITENPVAYPSQEVLNKCETFIDLGNKIKLYDRAWIELKSE; from the coding sequence ATGAAGATATATAAAAAAATAGTATCACTTTTGACTATAGGTGTTCTTTCTGCAACTATGACAGTGGGGTGTGGAAAAAGAGAAGACTCTACAAAAGTTCTTAACGTATATAATGTCGGAGATTATATAGATGAAGAGTTAATAACTAAATTTGAAGAAGAAACAGGTATAAAAGTACTTTATGAAACTTATGATACTAATGAGATGATGTATCAAAAGGTTCAAAGCGGAAGTACAAATTATGATTTGGTATTTCCATCTGATTATATGGTAGAAAAAATGAGAAAAGAAGACCTTTTACAAAAGATTGATTTTAAAAATATACCAAATATGAAATATATAGATAAGAGTTTTTTAAATCCTATATATGATGAAAGTAATGAATACAGTGTTCCATATATGTGGGGTACATTTGGTATTCTATATAATAAAAAAATGGTTAAAGAGCCTGTTGATAGCTGGGATATATTATGGAATCCTAAATATAAAGGAAATATAATGATGTTTGACTCAGTTAGAGATACTATGGGAATAGCTTTAAAAAAATTAGGATATAGTATGAATACTACAGATCTTAAAGAAATTAATGAAGCTAAAGATGTTTTAATGAAGCAAAAGGATTTAGTATTAGCTTATGTAAATGATGAAGGTAAAGATAGATTACTAGGAGAGGAAGTTGCTATGGGTATAATATACTCAGGTGATGCAGTAACTCTTATGGATGAAAACCCTAATCTAGACTATGCAATACCTAAAGAAGGTAGTAATAAATGGGTAGATGCGATGTGTATACCAAAAACTGCTCAGAATAAAAAAGAAGCAGAACTATTTATAAACTTTTTACTAGATCCAGAAAATGCAAAGATTAATGCTGAATATATAGGATATTCTATACCTAATGAAGGCGCATTAAAATTATTAGATAAAGAAATAACTGAAAATCCAGTTGCTTATCCATCACAAGAAGTATTGAATAAATGTGAAACTTTTATAGATTTGGGTAATAAAATAAAATTATATGATAGAGCATGGATAGAATTAAAATCTGAATAA
- the potA gene encoding spermidine/putrescine ABC transporter ATP-binding protein translates to MVENIIELKNLCKSYDESTVLDNFSLNIKKNEFLTLLGPSGCGKTTTLKIIAGFEYADDGKVIFEGKDINNIPPYQRPINTVFQKYALFPHMNIYENIAFGLRIKKLPKDEIDRKVKEMLKLVALEGYENRKIDSLSGGQQQRIAIARALVNEPKVLLLDEPLGALDLKLRQEMQIELKRMQQKLGITFIFVTHDQEEALSMSDTIIVMNKGKIQQMGTPEDIYNEPKNSFVAKFIGESNIFDGIMLDDFKVEFCNKVFDCVDKGFEKNENIEVVIRPEDIKMVQPNEGMIKGIVTSTVFKGVHYEILVKENDRMWMLHNTKSAEVGSELGMDIYPEDIHIMRKVEN, encoded by the coding sequence TTGGTAGAAAATATAATTGAATTGAAGAATTTATGTAAATCTTATGATGAGTCAACTGTATTAGATAACTTTTCATTAAATATAAAAAAGAATGAATTTTTAACATTGTTAGGACCGAGTGGTTGTGGAAAAACTACTACTTTAAAGATAATAGCAGGATTTGAATATGCAGATGATGGTAAAGTAATTTTTGAAGGTAAAGATATAAATAATATACCTCCATATCAAAGACCGATAAATACAGTATTCCAAAAATATGCATTATTTCCTCATATGAATATATATGAAAATATAGCATTTGGATTAAGAATAAAAAAGTTACCAAAAGATGAAATTGATAGAAAAGTAAAGGAAATGTTAAAGTTAGTTGCCTTAGAGGGCTATGAAAATAGAAAAATAGACTCTTTAAGTGGAGGTCAACAGCAAAGAATAGCCATAGCAAGAGCGTTAGTTAATGAACCAAAGGTATTATTACTAGATGAACCTTTAGGTGCTCTAGATTTAAAGCTAAGACAAGAAATGCAAATTGAGTTAAAAAGAATGCAACAAAAGCTTGGAATAACTTTTATATTTGTAACTCATGATCAAGAAGAAGCACTTAGCATGTCTGATACGATAATAGTAATGAATAAAGGTAAAATACAACAAATGGGTACGCCAGAGGATATATACAATGAACCTAAAAACTCTTTTGTAGCTAAATTTATAGGAGAAAGTAATATATTTGATGGTATTATGTTAGATGACTTTAAGGTTGAATTTTGTAATAAAGTATTTGATTGTGTAGATAAGGGATTTGAAAAAAATGAAAATATAGAGGTTGTTATAAGACCTGAAGATATAAAAATGGTACAACCAAATGAAGGGATGATAAAAGGTATAGTTACATCTACAGTATTTAAAGGTGTACATTATGAAATCTTAGTTAAAGAAAATGATAGAATGTGGATGCTTCACAATACTAAGAGCGCAGAAGTTGGCTCAGAGTTAGGTATGGATATATACCCTGAAGATATTCACATAATGAGAAAAGTAGAGAATTAA